The sequence below is a genomic window from Thermoflavifilum sp..
ATCACGGCAGCCAGCCCCAGCGCCAGCTGAAAGTTCATCATCTGGGCGGCGTGTTCCGGCTGGTTGTAATACGGTATGAGGTGCACCAGCTCTACGGCTATCACGCCTTTCAGCATATCCAGAATCATGACCACCGTACCTGCCCGGGGACCCAGTACCCGAAAGGTGTTGGTAGCGCCTGCATTACCGCTTCCATATTCCCGAATGTCGATATGAAAAAATCGCCGGCTGATCCAAACCGCGTTGGATATAGAACCAATCAAATAGGCCAGGATGATCAGGAAAAGTTCGGACATAGACTGGGCATCACAAATTTAAGTGAAAGCTATGGATGATGAATGGACCCATCTTTCCGGTAGAGATGGGTTATTCGCTCTGATCTGGCGTATTGCCTCTGCCATGCCGGGGATGAGGTGAGGTGGGACGCGCATGCGGCCGGGGGCTACGCGTACGATTATGGGCATTTACCGGAGGCTGGTGATAACCTTCCGGCCTGGGTAACAGTGCTTTACGCGAAAGTTTGAATTTCCCGGTCTTGGGATCGGCACCGGTGAGCTTTACCTTAATTTTATCTCCCTCCTTCAGCACACCTTCCAGGCTGTCGAGATGTTTCCACGACACCTCAGAGATATGGAGCAATCCCTGCCTGCCGGGCAAAAATTCTACAAAAGCTCCGTAAGGCATTACGGCTTTCACCTCTCCTTCATAGGTTTCGCCCACGGTAGGTACGGCTACAATGCCTTTAATCCATTGTACGGCTTTTTCCAGGCTATGTTTATCACTGCTGAATATGCTTACCTCACCGGTAGCCCCCACCTCTTCGATGCTGATGGTAGTACCGGTTTCCCGTTGAATCTCCTGGATAATTTTACCGCCTGGACCAATAACAGCGCCAATGAATTCCCGATCAATGAACATCTTCACCACACGCGGTGCATGCGGTTTGGGCTCATCGCGGTGCTGGGGAATGCATTGGTACATGGCATCGAGGATAAACAAACGGGCCTGGCGTGCCTGCTCAAGGGCCTCCCGCATCACGTCCATGCTCAGGCCATCAACTTTAATATCCATTTGCACGCCGCAGATACCTTCCCGGGTTCCAGCCACTTTAAAATCCATATCGCCCAGGTGATCCTCGTCGCCCAGGATATCCGTGAGAATAGCATATTTCCCATCTTCCGGACGAGAAATGAGTCCCATGGCAATGCCACCTACATGCTTGGGCAGGGGCACGCCGGCATCCATCAATGCCAGTGAACCTGCACACACCGTGGCCATGGATGAAGAACCATTCGACTCTAAGATATCGGAAACCACCCGCACCGTGTAGGGATAATCGCCATTGGGCATCATTTGCTTCAAGGAGCGCAGGGCAAGATTGCCATGGCCTATTTCGCGACGACCGGGAGCGCGCATCATCTTTACCTCGCCTGTAGAAAATGGCGGGAAATTATAATGCAGGATAAACTTGCTGTAATCCGATATGGCCGCTGTTTCAATCAACAGCTCATCTTCCGGAGTACCCAGGGTTACTGTGGTAAGCGATTGGGTTTCGCCCCGGGTAAAGATTGCCGAACCATGCGTGGAAGGCAAAACATCCACCTGCATATCCAGCGGTCTGATGTCCTTCAGCCCGCGGCCATCGAGCCTGCGGCCTTCGTCGAGAATCATATTTCGTACAATATCTCGCTGAAGTTCATGGAAATAATAGCCTATTAAAGGCTGGTCTTCAGCGGGCAATTCGCCCAGTGCCTGTGTAATTTCTTCCTGCAGCTGTTTAAAGGCTTCCGTACGTTGCTGCTTGGTGGTATTGGTATGAGCGATGGCCGAAATGCGATCCCGGGCCAGTTCTGATATTTTTTGCTTGAGCGCCTCATTGCGGTGTGGTTTGGGATAGGCTCTTTTTTCTTTCACACCGGCTTTTTCCCTCAGCTGTTCCTGAGCGGCAATCTGTTTTTTGATGGCTTCATGGGCCAGCTGGATGGCCTGAATAAGGTCTTCTTCCAGGCATTCCTTGCTTTCACCTTCCACCATCAGAATATTTTTTGCCGTGGCACCAACCATAAAATCCATGTCGGCTGCGGCAAGCTGGCTGCGTGATGGATTGATGATGAATTGCCCATCCACACGTGCTACCCGTACTTCAGAAATCAATTCCTGAATCGGAATATCCGATACCGCCAGAGCGGCTGAAGCGGCCAGTCCAGCCAGTGCGTCGGGCATCACCTCTGCATCGGAAGAAATCAAGGTAACCAGCACCTGCACATCGCAGAAATAATCATCGGGGAACAGCGGACGCAAAGCCCGATCAATCAAGCGACTGATGAGTACCTCATAGTCGGATAATTTACCTTCGCGTTTGAAAAATGAACCCGGAATACGACCAGCAGCAGCAAAACTTTCGCGATAGTCGACAATCAGCGGGAAGAAATCCTGCCCTTCCTTAGGCTCTTTGCCGGCAACTGCGGTAGCCAGCAAAATACAATCACCCATCCGCACGGTGACAGCTCCATCGGCCTGCCGGGCCAGCCGCCCGGTCTCGATTTCAACTTTACGGCCGTCGCCCAGATCAAATTCAACAGTTATAGGTTGTAAGCTCATAGTTTGTTCACATTTAACATTTATCCGTTCATGATATAAAAAAACTATTCCCAACACGCAACTCGGGTTGGGAATAGCCAGTCATGAAAACCAGGTTTATTTTCT
It includes:
- a CDS encoding polyribonucleotide nucleotidyltransferase codes for the protein MSLQPITVEFDLGDGRKVEIETGRLARQADGAVTVRMGDCILLATAVAGKEPKEGQDFFPLIVDYRESFAAAGRIPGSFFKREGKLSDYEVLISRLIDRALRPLFPDDYFCDVQVLVTLISSDAEVMPDALAGLAASAALAVSDIPIQELISEVRVARVDGQFIINPSRSQLAAADMDFMVGATAKNILMVEGESKECLEEDLIQAIQLAHEAIKKQIAAQEQLREKAGVKEKRAYPKPHRNEALKQKISELARDRISAIAHTNTTKQQRTEAFKQLQEEITQALGELPAEDQPLIGYYFHELQRDIVRNMILDEGRRLDGRGLKDIRPLDMQVDVLPSTHGSAIFTRGETQSLTTVTLGTPEDELLIETAAISDYSKFILHYNFPPFSTGEVKMMRAPGRREIGHGNLALRSLKQMMPNGDYPYTVRVVSDILESNGSSSMATVCAGSLALMDAGVPLPKHVGGIAMGLISRPEDGKYAILTDILGDEDHLGDMDFKVAGTREGICGVQMDIKVDGLSMDVMREALEQARQARLFILDAMYQCIPQHRDEPKPHAPRVVKMFIDREFIGAVIGPGGKIIQEIQRETGTTISIEEVGATGEVSIFSSDKHSLEKAVQWIKGIVAVPTVGETYEGEVKAVMPYGAFVEFLPGRQGLLHISEVSWKHLDSLEGVLKEGDKIKVKLTGADPKTGKFKLSRKALLPRPEGYHQPPVNAHNRTRSPRPHARPTSPHPRHGRGNTPDQSE